The Bacteroidales bacterium genome window below encodes:
- a CDS encoding leucine-rich repeat domain-containing protein, with translation LDLSNNFLDSVPQAITKLKKLNELLLAGNYISNLPKHIDSLSSLTLLDVSNNQIDVLPPKMQELKQLSRLRLGSNNFTDFPSLIFNFDSLAELNLSGNRIVMVPNDISKLQKLLSLDLSDNQITELPDELFDLKSLIFFGLKGNRINSVPTIISNLDKLVALNLNDNRISEFPLSVTSLFTLSELNLGSNQIHHIPDDINKLTNLKRLDLSNNSLKEIPDSIDSLVNLIELNISRNKIVELPSVIGDLTKLERLDLSNNQLTDLPASFESLHLLTELNVSGNHFQSFPNQVIQLSALIELNMQDNQLSEIPSEITLLKDIESLNLSGNKLKTLPLEIGDLTKLEILNLANNEIESLHEPTAIDELTEEISSLDSLQAWDRINTAIGLMNENALFDIIQIIDIYIGIQSDYDQIDKLHTQYFEKGFLSDEERLELLTVLNEELKILPYSDLLGIISEIAAEQPFETGIGKLKMLTELDLSNNRLKSLPENVGFLFTLNKLDLNNNNLVELPDLSFLTSLKKLSLANNNIRSLNLMYDYMTGLTEIDLRGNPEFDMDDLVIDLAYNQRKIVISSVERQPDYQFNSDVLLIRIDPLTAIPGNLANMENLLFLDLQGNSQLDPAKVAELFSTTLRPVTYIATTSPVITDFTRLLVNVDKGLLFELEKYQLLDRARILQITEIDLSGANLNKLPERITENVNLARLDVSRNNFTEIPQEIFQLKNLTHLTISENKITNLPDRISDLKKLRRLVLSGNGIATVPQGIGELTELRHLYLNGNKIAELPPEITGLSNLTHLVINDNPIINLPASIDSLQNLQHLSISIRQETNVDKLVEQLLQLPNLKSLMLDLTELAQFPQQFTRLTQLTDLSITSETITELTTQISNLSNLKRLSLWMPELKTLPVTMESMNGLEWVYIRSNRLPAESAQNLKNSLAGARINTQDQLLK, from the coding sequence GAACCTAAGTGGTAACCGGATTGTAATGGTTCCCAATGATATTTCGAAACTCCAAAAACTTTTGTCCCTTGATTTGTCAGATAATCAAATCACCGAACTGCCTGACGAACTGTTTGATCTCAAATCACTCATTTTTTTTGGATTAAAAGGGAACCGTATCAATTCCGTCCCGACCATTATCAGTAATCTGGATAAACTTGTTGCACTCAATCTGAATGACAACCGGATTTCGGAATTTCCGCTGTCAGTAACCTCATTGTTTACTTTGTCCGAATTGAACCTGGGCAGCAACCAGATCCACCACATTCCTGATGATATCAACAAGTTGACCAACCTGAAGAGACTCGATCTGAGCAACAACAGCTTAAAGGAGATACCCGACAGCATTGATTCACTGGTCAATCTGATTGAATTGAACATTAGCAGAAATAAAATAGTTGAACTTCCTTCGGTCATAGGTGATTTGACAAAACTGGAGCGCCTTGATCTGAGTAATAATCAACTTACTGATTTACCGGCCAGCTTCGAAAGTCTTCATTTGCTCACTGAACTTAATGTTTCCGGTAATCATTTTCAATCATTTCCGAATCAAGTCATCCAATTGTCAGCACTTATTGAGTTGAATATGCAGGATAATCAATTGAGTGAAATACCTTCGGAGATTACGCTCCTGAAGGATATTGAAAGCCTCAATCTGAGTGGAAATAAGCTAAAGACCCTTCCTCTGGAAATCGGTGACTTAACCAAACTTGAAATTTTGAATCTGGCAAACAATGAAATCGAATCGTTGCACGAGCCAACAGCAATTGATGAACTTACGGAGGAGATTTCAAGTTTAGACAGCCTGCAAGCCTGGGATAGAATAAATACAGCCATTGGTTTGATGAATGAGAATGCTTTATTTGACATTATTCAAATAATTGACATCTATATAGGAATTCAGTCTGATTATGATCAAATTGATAAATTGCACACACAATATTTTGAAAAGGGATTTTTATCCGATGAAGAACGGCTTGAATTATTGACTGTTCTGAATGAAGAATTAAAAATCCTCCCCTACAGTGACTTATTGGGTATAATTTCTGAAATTGCTGCCGAACAGCCTTTTGAAACAGGAATCGGTAAATTGAAAATGCTAACTGAGCTGGATTTAAGCAACAACCGTCTGAAAAGCCTTCCCGAAAATGTTGGTTTCCTTTTCACTTTAAATAAGCTCGATTTAAACAATAACAATCTTGTTGAACTTCCCGATTTGTCCTTTTTAACATCACTGAAAAAACTTTCACTGGCCAACAATAACATTAGATCTCTTAACCTTATGTACGATTATATGACCGGTCTGACTGAAATTGATCTCAGAGGAAATCCTGAGTTTGACATGGATGATTTAGTTATTGATTTGGCATATAATCAGCGGAAGATCGTCATTTCATCTGTCGAAAGACAACCGGATTACCAGTTCAATTCGGATGTTCTTCTCATCAGAATTGACCCTCTTACTGCTATCCCCGGCAATCTGGCTAATATGGAAAATTTGTTGTTCCTGGATTTGCAGGGAAATAGCCAGCTTGACCCGGCGAAGGTGGCCGAATTATTTAGTACTACCTTACGGCCTGTTACCTACATAGCCACTACAAGTCCGGTAATTACCGACTTCACAAGGTTGTTGGTCAATGTTGATAAGGGTTTGCTCTTTGAATTGGAAAAATACCAGCTTTTGGACAGAGCACGGATTTTGCAAATTACAGAAATTGACTTGTCAGGCGCCAATTTGAATAAGCTCCCAGAAAGAATTACAGAAAATGTCAATCTTGCACGGCTTGATGTGAGCAGAAACAATTTTACTGAAATTCCGCAGGAAATCTTTCAGTTAAAGAATCTTACCCATCTTACCATCAGTGAAAATAAAATCACAAACCTACCCGACAGAATTTCAGATTTGAAAAAATTAAGGAGATTGGTGTTAAGTGGGAACGGCATTGCTACAGTTCCTCAGGGAATTGGAGAATTGACCGAGCTGAGGCATCTCTATTTGAATGGCAATAAAATAGCTGAACTTCCACCCGAAATCACCGGCTTAAGCAACCTTACCCATCTGGTAATTAATGATAATCCCATAATTAACTTACCTGCTTCCATAGACAGTTTGCAAAATCTGCAGCACCTGAGTATATCCATCCGGCAGGAAACCAATGTAGATAAGTTAGTCGAACAGCTTCTGCAATTGCCCAATCTAAAATCGCTAATGCTCGACTTGACAGAACTTGCGCAGTTCCCGCAGCAATTTACCAGACTAACTCAATTAACCGACCTCAGTATTACCTCGGAAACAATCACTGAACTGACGACTCAAATAAGTAATTTGAGCAATTTGAAAAGACTAAGCCTTTGGATGCCTGAACTAAAGACTTTACCAGTTACAATGGAAAGCATGAATGGACTGGAATGGGTTTACATCAGAAGCAACCGGTTGCCGGCAGAATCTGCACAAAATTTGAAAAATAGCCTGGCCGGCGCCCGCATTAATACCCAGGATCAATTATTGAAATAA